The genomic window AAACCGAGCAGCGCACGGGCGTGCCCGGCGGACAGCACACCGGCCGCCACTCGGCGCTGCACCGAGATCGGTAGCTTCAGCAGCCGGATCATGTTGGTCACGGCCGACCGCGACCGGCCGATCCGATCGGCGAGGACCTCGTGGGTGACGCCGAACTCTTCCAGCAGCTGCTGGTACGCCGCCGCCTCTTCCAACGGGTTGAGCTGTACCCGGTGGATGTTCTCCAGCAGGGCGTCGCGCAGCATCGACTCGTCGGCGGTCTCCCGGACGATAGCGGGGATCGCGGCGAGGCCGGCCTCCTGCGAAGCGCGCCACCGACGTTCGCCCATGACGAGCTGATACTTGTCGACACCCGGTTCGACCCGACGCACCACGATCGGCTGCATCAGGCCGAATTCTTTGATCGAGTGCACCAGCTCGGACAGCGCTTCCGCCTCGAACACCTGGCGTGGCTGCTTCGGATTCGGCTCGATCTGATCCGGCGGAATCTCGCGATACACCGCGCCGCCGGGAGCCAGGTCGTCGTCGGTCGGGTCGGGGACCCGATGCAGGTACGCCGAGGCGGGCTGCGGCCCGATCGGGTCCAGACCGATGACGCTGGCCGCTTGACTGCTGAGCCCCGGCGCCGTCGCCGGTCCCGTCGGGATCAGCGCGGCAAGTCCGCGCCCTAGCCCACCCTTCTTCGCCTGACTCATCGGTCCACTGACCCCTTCCTCGTTCCGCCACCACGCCGGGTCTCGCCGACCCGGCCGTCATCCAGCCAGCTCACTCCGCGGCTTCGGCGGCGGCATGCGCCATCGCCGTCGCCCTGGCCGCCATTTCGCGCCCGGCATCGAGGTAGCTCATCGCGCCCCGGGAGCCTGGATCATAATCGAGCACCGTCATGCCGTAGCCCGGCGCCTCGGACACCTTCACACTGCGTGGAATCACCGAGCGCAGCACCACATCACCGAAGTGGCCGCGCACCTCCTCGGCGACCTGATCGGCCAGCTTGGTCCGGCCGTCGTACATCGTGAGAATCACCGTCGACACGTGCAGGTCGGGATTCAGATGCGCCTGCACCAGGCCGATATTGCGGAGCAACTGGCCGACACCCTCCAGCGCGTAGTACTCGCACTGGATCGGAATCAGCACCTCCTTGGCCGCTACCATCGCGTTGACGGTCAGCAAGCCGAGCGAAGGCGGGCAATCGATCATCACGTAGTCGATGTCATAGCCGGCGATATTGGCCTCCTGGATGGCGGCCTTCAGCCGCCCCTCTCTGGCCACCATCGACACCAATTCGATCTCCGCACCGGCCAGATCGATGGTGGCGGGGATGCACAGCAGGCGCTCGTTGTGCGGGCTCTGCTGGATCGCGTCCCGGACCGACACCTCGCCGATGAGGAGTTCGTAGCTGGACGGCACACCCGAGTGGTGCTCGATCCCCAGGGCGGTGCTGGCGTTGCCCTGCGGGTCCAGGTCGATCACGAGGACAGTCATCCCTTGATGCGCCAGGGCAGCCGCGAGATTCACCGCAGTGGTCGTCTTGCCGACGCCGCCCTTCTGATTGGCGATGGTGATGATGCGTTGCTCGTGCGGTTTCGGCACTGTCACCTTTCCTGGATGCAAAATCTGGCTGGCGCGTTGCGCTTCGGCCGCGATCGGGGTCTCGCTGGGGGAGATGTTCCCGAACGGTGTGCTTCCGAATGTCTCCGTGTCGAAATTGCTGGAGTCCAGCATTCCGGGTACACGCGACGTAGTTTCCCGTG from Nocardia iowensis includes these protein-coding regions:
- a CDS encoding ParB/RepB/Spo0J family partition protein — protein: MSQAKKGGLGRGLAALIPTGPATAPGLSSQAASVIGLDPIGPQPASAYLHRVPDPTDDDLAPGGAVYREIPPDQIEPNPKQPRQVFEAEALSELVHSIKEFGLMQPIVVRRVEPGVDKYQLVMGERRWRASQEAGLAAIPAIVRETADESMLRDALLENIHRVQLNPLEEAAAYQQLLEEFGVTHEVLADRIGRSRSAVTNMIRLLKLPISVQRRVAAGVLSAGHARALLGLTAGADAQEELAKRVVAEGLSVRSTEEAVILANQETAPAPDPAAPPTPQRKPIHMPGLQDVADRLSGSFDTRVIVSMGKRKGRIVVEFGSVDDLERIVSLMEQSKRDL
- a CDS encoding ParA family protein, yielding MLDSSNFDTETFGSTPFGNISPSETPIAAEAQRASQILHPGKVTVPKPHEQRIITIANQKGGVGKTTTAVNLAAALAHQGMTVLVIDLDPQGNASTALGIEHHSGVPSSYELLIGEVSVRDAIQQSPHNERLLCIPATIDLAGAEIELVSMVAREGRLKAAIQEANIAGYDIDYVMIDCPPSLGLLTVNAMVAAKEVLIPIQCEYYALEGVGQLLRNIGLVQAHLNPDLHVSTVILTMYDGRTKLADQVAEEVRGHFGDVVLRSVIPRSVKVSEAPGYGMTVLDYDPGSRGAMSYLDAGREMAARATAMAHAAAEAAE